The region GCACCGGCACCTGCCGCTCCCCTTGCTGCGCCAGCGCCAGCAGCGGCGCCAGCGCCCGTTGCCGCCAAGCCTGCCGAAGTGGCCAAGCCCGTCGCCAAGGCGGCGCCCGCGCCTGCCCCTGTCGCCGCACCGGCAGCCAAGCCAGCGGCGGCGCCTGCCAAGGTTGCCGAGAAGGTTGCCGACAAGCCAGCAGTGAAAGCCGTGGAAGTCAAGCCGGCGGCCAAACCGGCAGCCAAGCCGGAAGCGGCCAAGCCCGCACCTGCACCTGCGCCAGCGAAAGCCGCCGCGCCAGCACCGGCCAAACCGGCCGCCAAACCAGTTCCTTCGAGCAAACCGGCCGCCAAGCCGGCCAGCGCCGCCGGCAAGACCGTTGCCAAGGCCGCCGTCAAGCACGCGCCAGCGCCAGCCGCCAAGCCGACAGCCAAGGTTGCGCCCAAGGGCACGCCATCGAAACAGCTCGACATGCTGGGTGGTGGCAAAGGCAGCGGCAGCGGCCGCAAGTAAGCCTCGCGCACGCCACTGACGCAGCAAAACAACGGGCTACGGCCCGTTTTTTGCGTGCCCGTCCACAGCGCGCTTTTCCGCCTTGTTGTATCCTACGCGTACTTTCCGTCCGCGTGCCCGTCCTTCCGCCCCGCGACACCCCATTACTAAAAACAAAAGGTAACCATGAGTTTATCGAGGCTCATCGCCGGCTTCGTGCGTCAGCATTGGCCGGCGTATGCCGCCGCTGCCGTCATGCTGACAGGCGTGGCAACACTGACCGTCTGGATCCCGCGCCGCGTGGGCGCCATCATCGACGCACTGGCCGCGCACCGCATGACGGCGGCCGAACTGTGGCTTGAGCTGCTGACCCTGCTCGCCGTCGGCGTCGTCATCTATTTCCTGCGCGTGGGCTGGCGCATCACCCTGTTCAAGGCCGCCTACCAGCTGGGCGTGATGCTGCGCACGCGCTTCTACACGCGCATGTCGCAGCAGGGCGCGTCGTTTTACCAGAACCAGCGCACGGGCGACCTGATGGCGCTGGCGACAAACGACATCGACGCCATCGAAATGGCCGCCGGCGAAGCCATGCTGGCCGGCTTCGACGGCACACTGACCTTGCTGATGGTGCTGGGCATCATGCTGCTGGGCGTGGACTGGCGTCTGGCCTGCATCGCCCTCCTGCCCTTCCCGTTGATGGGACTGGCCTTCTGGCGCATCTCCAGCCATATCCACACGGCGTCGACGGATTCCTTAAAGCGCTTTTCCGCGCTGAACGACCATGTGCAAGAGTCCTTGTCGGGCGTGCGCACCTTGCGCGCGCTGGGCCTGGAAGAGCGCAGCAGCAAGCAGTTCTCCACCCTGGCCGGCCACGCGGCCAACGCCAGCCTGACGGCGCAGCGCTGGGAAGCGGCGTACGAACCGGCCGTCGGCCTGACACTGACGGCCGCCACGGCGCTGACCCTGGGCCTGGGCGGCTACCTCGTGTGGCAAGACCAGCTGACCATCGGCGCGCTGACGAGTTTTTCCATGTACCTGGGCCAGCTGATCTGGCCCATGTTCGCCGCCGGCTGGGTGCTCTCGCTGATCGAACGGGGCCGCGCCGCCTGGCAGCGCTTGCAACCCATGTTAGACGCGCCGCTGGCCATCGACGACCATGGCACGATTGATACGCTGACGCCCGGCCCCCTGCAACTGCAGGACGTCGGCTTCGCCTACGCGGGCCAGACGGCGCCGGCCCTCTCCGGCATTTCGCTGCGTTTGCAACCGGGCCAGACCCTGGGTCTGGTGGGCCCGACGGGCAGCGGCAAGTCGACCCTGCTGCGCGTGCTGCTGCGCCAGGTCACGCCGCAATCGGGCACGGCCACGTGGAATGGCGAGGCGCTCGACGCCTACACCCTGCACGCGCTGCGCGCGGCCATCAGCTGGGTGCCGCAGGAGTCGTTTTTATTCTCCGCCAGCATCGCCGACAATATCGCCCTGGCCCGCCCCGGCGCCACGCGCGAGGACGTGGAACGGGCGGCGCAGCTGGCCGACATCCACGCCGATATTTTGCAGTTCCCGGACGGTTATCAGACGCACGTGGGTGAAAAGGGCATCACCCTGTCCGGCGGCCAGCGCCAGCGCGTGGCGATCGCCCGCGCGCTGCTGGCCGACAACGGCTTGCTGCTGCTCGACGATGCCTTGTCCGCCGTCGACACGGGCACGGAGACGCGCATCCTGCAGCACCTGGAAGAACTGCGCGCACGCCGTCCCGAGCGCAGCGCCATCATCGCCAGCCACCGCCTGAGCGCCGTCGTCAACGCCGACCTGATTCTGGTGCTGCGCGACGGCCACGTCACGGAAACGGGCAACCACGACGCGCTGATGCAGCGCGACGGCTGGTATGCCAGCCAGTGGCGCTATCAACAACTGGAAGCCAGCCTCGATGCCATCTAAGACCGACCAAGCCAACGCCACGCAATCCGTGCGCCGCCAGGCCGCGCAAGCCATCGGCCTGCTGCGCCGCGCCGCCGCGCCCGACCTGCGCCATTTATACTGGGCCACGTTCTGGCTGATCCTCGCCGCCGCCCTGGAAGTGACGGGACCGATCCTGGGCAAGGCCCTGATCGACCAGCATCTGCTGCCGCGCAACCTCGACTGGACGCGCATGTCATTGCTGCTGGGCGGCTGCCTGCTGACGGGCTGGGTCGCTTCCGGCCTGCGCTATTTGCAGCTGGTACGCCTGTCCGGCCTGGCCATGCGCTCGGTGCAGCGCCTGCGCGAAACCGTTTACCAGCACGTGCTGCGCCTGCCGATGAGTTTTTTCGACCGCGCCATCACGGGCCAGCTGGTCAGCCGGGTCACCAACGACACGGAGGCGGTCAAGTCCCTGTACGTGCAGGTGCTGTTCGTCATCCTCGACAGCTCCATCGTCCTGGTCGGCACCATGGCCGCCATGGCCTTCCTCGACTGGCGCTTGATGCTGATCGTGCTGGCCCTGCTGCCGGCCGTGCTGGTCATCGTCTTCCTGTACCAGCGCTGGAGCGCGCCGGCCGTCACGCGCGCGCGCGCCCTGCGCAGCGAGATCAATGGCCAGATCGCCGAATCGATCGGCGGCATGAGCGTGCTGCAGGCGAATAACGCGGAAAAGCGCTTCGGCGCGCGCTTCACGGGCATCAACCAGGACCACTACACGGCGCGCATGCAGGAATTGCGCGCCAACGCCTGGCTGCTGCGCCCCGCGCTCGACATGCTCAATATCGTGCTGCTGGCCGTCGTCATCTTCAGCTTCGGCCGGCGCGAGATGGGCGCCGTGGAAGTGGGCGTGCTGTATGCGTTCATCAGCTACATCGCGCGCGTGATTGAACCGCTGATCCAGATCACCATGCAGTTCAGCCAGCTGCAGCAGTCGGTGGTGGCGACGGCGCGCGTCTCGGCCCTGCTGGACGAAGCGCAGGCGCTCGAACATGCACAGGGCAGGGAAACACCGGCCCTGCGGCAGACGAAAGCGGACAGCGACCTGCCCGCCGTGGACATCCAGAACCTGACGTTCGCCTACGTGGAAAACCAGCCCGTGCTGCACGACCTGTCGCTGTCGATACCGCAAGGAGCGTTCTTTGGCATCGTCGGCCACACGGGCAGCGGCAAGTCGACCTTGCTCTCCTTGCTGCTGCGCTTTTATCCCGTCACGCAGGGCAGCATCGCCATCAATGGCGTGGCCCTCGACAGCATCGACAACGAGCACTTCCGCGCCGACGTGGGCCTGGTGCCGCAAGACCCCTTCCTGCTGGCCGCCTCGGCGCGCGAAAACATCGACATGGGCCGCGGCTACACGCAGGCGCAGATCGAGACGGCTGCGCGCGCCGCGCATGCGCACGACTTCATCGCCGCGCTGGAGCATGGCTACGACACGCCGCTGGGCGAAGGCGGCTCACGCCTGTCGTCGGGGCAAAAGCAGCTGATCGCCATTGCCCGCGCGCTGGCCGGCCAGCCGCGCATCTTGCTGCTGGACGAAGCGACGTCGCGCATCGATAGCCAGACGGAGCAGATCGTGCAGCTGGCCCTCAATGAATTGCGCGGCAAGGTCACCATCATCGCCATCGCCCACCGCCTGTCGACCATCCGCGAAGCCGACCGTATCATCGTGCTGAACCATGGCCGCATCACGGAAGCGGGGCCGCACGACGCCCTGATGCAGATAGAAGGCGGCCTGTACCAGCGCCTGTACCTGCTGCAGCAGCTGGCGCAGTAAGCGCGCCTTGTCAATGCCTGCCGTGTGCACTTTCGCAAATTTCTGCGCACCGCATGATATTTCTTGATTGCAACAGAATATAATCTGTTACAGACAGGTGGTCATTGCGGGAGCGGGACGTTGGCAGGCAGACAGAGACGGGCATCATGGCGAAAGGCGCATTGGCTGCTGGTACTGGCCTGCATGCTGCCGCCCGCCGCCCATGCCCAGGTCAGCAAGCTGGAGCAGCATATTGCCGCCGTGCGCGAAGATGGCCGCTTCGTGCCCGCGCGCGCCCTGCAGCGCCTGCAGGAGGTGGAAACGCAGGCGCGCAGCGCGCCCCTGCCCGTGCGCGCGGAATTCCTGACACAGCTGAGTACCGTCCGCATGCGTCTGGGGCAGAACGACCTCGCCATGCAGCTGGCCGAGGAGCTGATCGCCTACGCCCGCCTGAACAAGAGCGACGTGGCGCTGGCGAAAGGCATGCTCTGCAAAGCCTATGTCACGTTCGCCATGAACGAGCGCCGCGCCTCGCACCTGCTGGCCTTCGAGGCCGAACGCATCGCCAACCGCACCGACGACTTGCCCGTGCGCGTGCAGGCCACCATCAGCGCGGGCCAGTCCTGGGCCGAGGAAGGCAATTTCCCGTTTGCGCTGGCCAAGCTGCAGGCGGCCGTCGACCTGGCGCGCCAGAGCAATTCCCCTTCCAGCCTGGCCGCCGCCCTGAATGCCCTCACCCTGCTGTACACGCAGATGCGCGAATACGACAAGGGCTTCGAGGTGCTCGACGAATTGCTGGCCGTGTCAGGCACGCTGGCATCGCCAGGCCGCATGGCGCAGGCAAAGAATACGGAATACGGGCTGGCGCTCGACGCGCAGCAGCCGCAGCGGGGCCAGCGCGCCCTGCTGGCGGCCCTGGCGCTGGAACGCCAGCTGGGCGCGCGCGGCATGGTGGCCGTGACCCTCGTCAATCTGTCGGACAGCTACCTGAAGGAAGGCGATTACGCGCGCGCCCTGCGCTATGCGAATGAAGCCATCACGGCGGCGCGCCTGGTCAACAATGAACAGGTGGAAGCGACGGCGCGCCTGAACATCGGCCAGGCGCTGATCGGCCAGGGACGCTTGCAGGAAGGCAAGCAAAGCGTGGCCACGGGCCTGGCCTACTACGAACGCACGGCCAACCAGCCGGACATGCAGGCCGTGCTGCTGGAATACGGCATGGCGCTGGAAAAGGCGGGCGACATGCGCGGCGCCGTGACGGCCTACCACCGCGAGCGGGGCATCTCGAACCAGCTGTTCGAAAAGCAGCGGCAAAAGGCCGTGTATGAGCTGCAAGAAAAGTATGAGGCGGAAAAGAAACAGCGCCAGATCGAGCTGCTGAGCCGCGAGAATCAGCTGAAGAGCACGGAAATCGACAACCGCCGCCTGCAGCAGCGTGTATGGTGGCTGCTGGCGCTGGTACTGGCCATGGCGTCCGTCATCGTCGGCTTGCTGTACCGCAAGGTGCGCCACGCGAACGTGCAGCTGAAGGTGAAAAACCAGGAACTCAAGCGCCAGAGTTCGCGCGACCCGCTGACGTCCCTGTACAACCGCCGGCATTTCCAGGAATTCATGCGCAGCCATGCGGGCAAGCCGCAACCATCCTATGGCGGCGCCGATGTCGTCGGTGCGCTGTTCCTGCTCGACGTCGACCATTTCAAGCACATCAACGACCGTTACGGCCATGCGGCGGGCGACCTTGTGCTGACGACGATCGCCGAAACCTTGCACGAGGTGTTGCGCGAAACGGATATGATCGTGCGCTGGGGCGGCGAGGAATTCCTCGCCTTCCTGCCGGCCGTCGCACGCGACGGGCTCGACGATATTGCACGGCGCATCCTCAACGGCATGGCAGCGCAAAACATCCACTACCAGGGACAAACCATCCAGGTGCACGTGTCCGTGGGCTTTGCGCCCTATCCGCTGGCGCCGCTGGGACGGCCGCTCACGTGGGAGCGCAGCGTCAACCTGATCGACA is a window of Janthinobacterium rivuli DNA encoding:
- a CDS encoding ABC transporter ATP-binding protein, with the translated sequence MSLSRLIAGFVRQHWPAYAAAAVMLTGVATLTVWIPRRVGAIIDALAAHRMTAAELWLELLTLLAVGVVIYFLRVGWRITLFKAAYQLGVMLRTRFYTRMSQQGASFYQNQRTGDLMALATNDIDAIEMAAGEAMLAGFDGTLTLLMVLGIMLLGVDWRLACIALLPFPLMGLAFWRISSHIHTASTDSLKRFSALNDHVQESLSGVRTLRALGLEERSSKQFSTLAGHAANASLTAQRWEAAYEPAVGLTLTAATALTLGLGGYLVWQDQLTIGALTSFSMYLGQLIWPMFAAGWVLSLIERGRAAWQRLQPMLDAPLAIDDHGTIDTLTPGPLQLQDVGFAYAGQTAPALSGISLRLQPGQTLGLVGPTGSGKSTLLRVLLRQVTPQSGTATWNGEALDAYTLHALRAAISWVPQESFLFSASIADNIALARPGATREDVERAAQLADIHADILQFPDGYQTHVGEKGITLSGGQRQRVAIARALLADNGLLLLDDALSAVDTGTETRILQHLEELRARRPERSAIIASHRLSAVVNADLILVLRDGHVTETGNHDALMQRDGWYASQWRYQQLEASLDAI
- a CDS encoding sensor domain-containing diguanylate cyclase, which gives rise to MLPPAAHAQVSKLEQHIAAVREDGRFVPARALQRLQEVETQARSAPLPVRAEFLTQLSTVRMRLGQNDLAMQLAEELIAYARLNKSDVALAKGMLCKAYVTFAMNERRASHLLAFEAERIANRTDDLPVRVQATISAGQSWAEEGNFPFALAKLQAAVDLARQSNSPSSLAAALNALTLLYTQMREYDKGFEVLDELLAVSGTLASPGRMAQAKNTEYGLALDAQQPQRGQRALLAALALERQLGARGMVAVTLVNLSDSYLKEGDYARALRYANEAITAARLVNNEQVEATARLNIGQALIGQGRLQEGKQSVATGLAYYERTANQPDMQAVLLEYGMALEKAGDMRGAVTAYHRERGISNQLFEKQRQKAVYELQEKYEAEKKQRQIELLSRENQLKSTEIDNRRLQQRVWWLLALVLAMASVIVGLLYRKVRHANVQLKVKNQELKRQSSRDPLTSLYNRRHFQEFMRSHAGKPQPSYGGADVVGALFLLDVDHFKHINDRYGHAAGDLVLTTIAETLHEVLRETDMIVRWGGEEFLAFLPAVARDGLDDIARRILNGMAAQNIHYQGQTIQVHVSVGFAPYPLAPLGRPLTWERSVNLIDMALYLAKAHGRNRAYGLRGFQQVERTTLEAVEQDLERAWRDGFVDFSVVLGGTDGMEKTVTQANQASDGVAAAAIT
- a CDS encoding phasin family protein; protein product: MFPLPEQFSSAAKSQLESQLQIFSTLTSKVFESAEKIIALNLNAGKAAISQTAETAQHLLETQDPRDFFSYSSSQAQPNIESVLAYSRQLFGIASSTQAELLASAKDRLDAAAPVAAPAPAPVATAPAPAAPLAAPAPAAAPAPVAAKPAEVAKPVAKAAPAPAPVAAPAAKPAAAPAKVAEKVADKPAVKAVEVKPAAKPAAKPEAAKPAPAPAPAKAAAPAPAKPAAKPVPSSKPAAKPASAAGKTVAKAAVKHAPAPAAKPTAKVAPKGTPSKQLDMLGGGKGSGSGRK
- a CDS encoding ABC transporter ATP-binding protein; its protein translation is MPSKTDQANATQSVRRQAAQAIGLLRRAAAPDLRHLYWATFWLILAAALEVTGPILGKALIDQHLLPRNLDWTRMSLLLGGCLLTGWVASGLRYLQLVRLSGLAMRSVQRLRETVYQHVLRLPMSFFDRAITGQLVSRVTNDTEAVKSLYVQVLFVILDSSIVLVGTMAAMAFLDWRLMLIVLALLPAVLVIVFLYQRWSAPAVTRARALRSEINGQIAESIGGMSVLQANNAEKRFGARFTGINQDHYTARMQELRANAWLLRPALDMLNIVLLAVVIFSFGRREMGAVEVGVLYAFISYIARVIEPLIQITMQFSQLQQSVVATARVSALLDEAQALEHAQGRETPALRQTKADSDLPAVDIQNLTFAYVENQPVLHDLSLSIPQGAFFGIVGHTGSGKSTLLSLLLRFYPVTQGSIAINGVALDSIDNEHFRADVGLVPQDPFLLAASARENIDMGRGYTQAQIETAARAAHAHDFIAALEHGYDTPLGEGGSRLSSGQKQLIAIARALAGQPRILLLDEATSRIDSQTEQIVQLALNELRGKVTIIAIAHRLSTIREADRIIVLNHGRITEAGPHDALMQIEGGLYQRLYLLQQLAQ